A single genomic interval of Flavobacteriales bacterium harbors:
- a CDS encoding CBS domain-containing protein has protein sequence MHASDLIAPDLPPLRPDDTVGRALDWMEEFKVRHLPVTENGRLVGLVRDTDLVDRNDAKVAVRELMGQVELPYVRQGQHIYDVMKLMAERGLTVLPVLDPTGTYLGAINEHEALRRLAEAINIGEPGSVVVLEMNQNDYSLQRIAGIVESNGAKLLSVYNRSLPEGPRMEVTLKVNREDISDILRSFERYDYFVKSTYQGSKFHEDLRGRYDELMRFLDL, from the coding sequence ATGCACGCCAGCGACCTCATCGCCCCCGATCTTCCGCCCCTCCGGCCGGATGATACCGTGGGCCGTGCGTTGGATTGGATGGAGGAGTTCAAGGTGCGCCACCTTCCCGTCACCGAGAACGGCCGGCTGGTGGGCCTGGTGCGCGATACCGACCTGGTGGACCGCAACGATGCCAAGGTCGCGGTGCGCGAGCTGATGGGCCAGGTGGAACTGCCCTATGTGCGCCAAGGCCAGCACATCTATGACGTGATGAAGCTCATGGCCGAGCGCGGTCTCACCGTGCTGCCCGTGCTGGACCCCACCGGCACCTACCTCGGTGCCATCAACGAGCACGAAGCGCTGCGGCGACTGGCCGAGGCCATCAACATCGGCGAACCGGGAAGCGTGGTCGTGCTGGAGATGAACCAGAACGACTACAGCCTGCAGCGCATCGCAGGCATCGTGGAGAGCAACGGCGCCAAGCTCCTCAGTGTGTACAACCGCAGCCTTCCCGAGGGCCCGCGCATGGAGGTGACCCTGAAGGTGAACCGCGAGGACATCAGCGACATCCTCAGGTCATTCGAGCGGTACGACTACTTCGTGAAGAGCACCTACCAGGGCTCGAAGTTCCACGAGGACCTGCGCGGCCGCTACGACGAGCTGATGCGCTTTCTGGACCTGTGA
- a CDS encoding alpha/beta fold hydrolase: MTTVPLHHRRMGQGRPLVVLHGLFGSSDNWNSIGKAWADEFEVVLVDQRDHGRSPHTDRITYALMADDVAALIADLGLNEPVLVGHSMGGKTGMVLAQRHPGLLHRLVVIDMGPREYPPHRHAHILQALTTCDLERLRTRKEVEDHLSTLIREPGVVQFLLKSLYWSTPEQLAWRFNVPRLAHDIHDILAAAGPEEVRTPTLFIRGGQSDYITREDLPQLREQFPHAQVETIDYAGHWVHVQAPDEVIGLVRAFAP, encoded by the coding sequence ATGACCACCGTACCTCTTCATCACCGCCGCATGGGACAGGGTCGCCCCCTGGTGGTGCTCCATGGGCTGTTCGGCAGCAGCGACAATTGGAACAGCATCGGCAAGGCCTGGGCCGACGAGTTCGAGGTGGTGCTGGTCGATCAGCGCGACCATGGCCGGTCGCCCCACACCGACCGGATCACCTACGCCCTGATGGCGGACGATGTGGCCGCCTTGATCGCCGACCTCGGCCTGAACGAGCCCGTGCTGGTCGGCCACAGCATGGGGGGCAAGACGGGCATGGTGCTGGCACAGCGTCATCCGGGCCTGCTGCACCGATTGGTGGTGATCGACATGGGCCCGCGCGAATACCCGCCCCATCGTCACGCGCACATCCTGCAGGCCCTCACCACCTGTGACCTGGAGCGCCTGCGCACGCGGAAGGAGGTCGAGGACCACCTCTCCACCCTGATCCGCGAGCCGGGGGTCGTGCAGTTCCTCCTGAAAAGCCTGTACTGGTCGACGCCCGAGCAGCTGGCCTGGCGGTTCAATGTGCCACGGCTGGCACACGATATCCACGACATCCTGGCCGCGGCCGGTCCCGAGGAGGTGCGCACCCCCACGCTCTTCATCCGCGGCGGGCAGAGCGACTACATCACCCGCGAGGACCTGCCCCAGCTGCGGGAGCAGTTCCCACATGCGCAGGTGGAGACCATCGACTATGCCGGGCACTGGGTGCATGTGCAGGCACCCGACGAGGTGATCGGGCTCGTGCGCGCCTTCGCCCCATGA
- a CDS encoding BamA/TamA family outer membrane protein codes for MRALRSLCLVVVVASSVAARTPVHAQQDTAAVHIGAVLVLGNKVTRERVVLRELTFREGDTLAGDVLAGAVRRSTENLLNTGLFNTVRLVQVPLGPGEVVVQVHLNERWYLWPAPILEVGGDPNFNTWWLTRDPGRLNWGAYLYRYNVRGMNETAYVLAQFGYTRRFAGRYKVPFLERSGRWSLAVGGGYHQQREITVGTADNVRVLFRPAEGNARTEWNAEAELGLRRAHDVRHAFRLGYRDARVVDTVAAGWPDHFNDGRDRTAFVTLGYTVVRDRRDSRVFPRTGRYAELRVDRYGLGEADAPDNTVLYATVKEWWTPADRWTLAIGLRGRSTLGPPIPYFLQEGLGYAHYIRGYEYYVIDGQHFALGRFNALFTLLRPRIQRLGFMPLEAFRTLHLAFYLNAFVDAGRVWDDRYAAVNPLANTWMHAVGLGLDLVTSYDQVLRAEGALNGRGEPGFFLHFTQPF; via the coding sequence GTGAGGGCACTGCGCTCCCTGTGCCTGGTGGTCGTTGTCGCTTCATCGGTCGCGGCCCGGACCCCGGTACACGCGCAGCAGGACACCGCCGCCGTGCACATCGGCGCCGTGCTGGTGCTGGGCAACAAGGTGACGCGGGAGCGTGTGGTGCTGCGCGAACTGACGTTCCGCGAGGGCGATACGCTGGCGGGGGATGTGTTGGCCGGCGCCGTGCGCCGAAGCACGGAGAACCTGCTCAACACCGGCCTCTTCAACACGGTGCGGCTCGTACAGGTGCCGCTCGGTCCCGGGGAGGTGGTGGTGCAGGTGCACCTGAACGAGCGCTGGTACCTCTGGCCGGCGCCCATCCTGGAGGTGGGCGGCGATCCCAACTTCAACACATGGTGGCTCACCCGCGACCCGGGCCGCTTGAACTGGGGCGCCTATCTCTACCGGTACAACGTCCGCGGCATGAACGAGACCGCCTACGTCCTCGCTCAATTCGGCTACACACGCCGCTTCGCCGGCCGGTACAAGGTGCCCTTCCTGGAGCGTTCCGGGCGGTGGAGCCTGGCCGTGGGCGGCGGCTATCATCAGCAACGGGAGATCACCGTGGGCACCGCGGACAATGTGCGCGTCCTTTTCCGGCCCGCCGAAGGCAATGCCCGTACCGAGTGGAACGCCGAGGCGGAGCTCGGCCTGCGCCGCGCCCACGATGTGCGCCACGCGTTCCGGCTGGGCTACCGCGATGCGCGTGTGGTGGACACGGTGGCTGCGGGCTGGCCCGACCATTTCAACGATGGGAGGGATCGCACGGCCTTCGTCACCCTCGGATACACCGTGGTCCGCGACCGCCGCGACTCACGCGTGTTCCCGCGCACAGGCCGGTATGCCGAGCTGCGGGTGGACCGGTATGGCCTTGGTGAGGCCGACGCACCGGACAACACGGTGCTCTACGCCACGGTGAAGGAATGGTGGACCCCGGCCGACCGGTGGACCCTGGCCATCGGCCTGCGCGGGCGAAGCACCCTGGGCCCGCCGATCCCCTATTTCCTGCAGGAGGGGCTGGGCTATGCCCACTACATACGCGGCTACGAGTACTACGTGATCGACGGACAGCATTTCGCCCTTGGGCGGTTCAACGCCCTGTTCACGCTGCTGCGGCCACGGATCCAACGGCTGGGATTCATGCCCCTGGAGGCCTTCCGCACCCTTCACCTGGCGTTCTACCTGAACGCTTTCGTCGATGCCGGGCGCGTGTGGGACGACCGATACGCCGCAGTGAACCCGCTGGCCAATACCTGGATGCATGCCGTGGGCCTGGGGCTTGATCTGGTGACCTCCTACGACCAGGTGCTGCGGGCCGAAGGAGCCCTCAACGGCCGGGGAGAGCCCGGTTTCTTCCTACATTTCACGCAACCCTTCTGA
- a CDS encoding pyridoxine 5'-phosphate synthase, which produces MTRLSVNINKVATLRNARGGNNPDVVDTALLLERCGAQGITVHPRPDERHIRRADVRALRRVLTTEFNIEGYPSGDFLALVAEVRPAQVTLVPDPPDALTSNSGWDASTHKAMLTDVVKRLHADGLRTSLFMGTDPEQVGHAADTGTDRIELYTEPYAAGYHTDRDAAVAPFVEAGQAAARHGLGLNAGHDLDRHNLRHFHLHVPGLLEVSIGHALVCDALHFGWENTVQLYLRELRP; this is translated from the coding sequence ATGACCCGGCTCAGTGTCAACATCAACAAGGTGGCCACGCTGCGCAACGCGCGTGGAGGCAACAATCCCGACGTGGTGGACACCGCCCTGCTGCTGGAACGCTGCGGTGCGCAGGGCATCACCGTGCATCCCCGTCCGGACGAGCGCCACATCCGGCGCGCCGATGTGCGCGCGCTGCGCCGGGTGCTCACCACGGAGTTCAACATCGAGGGGTACCCCTCGGGGGACTTCCTGGCGTTGGTGGCCGAGGTGCGCCCCGCGCAGGTGACCCTGGTGCCCGATCCACCCGATGCGCTGACGAGCAACTCCGGCTGGGACGCCAGCACGCACAAGGCCATGCTCACGGATGTGGTGAAGCGCCTTCACGCGGACGGCCTGCGCACCTCGCTCTTCATGGGCACCGATCCCGAACAGGTGGGCCATGCGGCGGACACCGGCACGGACCGGATCGAGCTGTACACGGAACCGTATGCGGCTGGATACCACACGGACCGCGACGCGGCGGTGGCCCCCTTCGTGGAAGCGGGACAGGCCGCCGCCCGGCACGGCCTTGGCCTCAACGCCGGGCACGACCTGGACCGGCACAACCTGCGGCACTTCCACCTGCACGTGCCCGGGCTCCTGGAGGTGAGCATCGGCCATGCGCTGGTGTGCGACGCCCTGCACTTCGGCTGGGAGAACACCGTGCAGCTCTACCTCCGCGAACTGCGACCATGA
- a CDS encoding endonuclease/exonuclease/phosphatase family protein: MRSRPSSLPALALLLLACGPVACAQSDQRFTAACIGFYNIENLYDTIDSPDTDDAEFLPGGPKLWNAARYRTKIEKMGRVIGELGRDVHPDGVHVIGLAEVENRRVLEDLVKAEAIAKRGYRIVHEDGPDRRGVDVALLYDPHYFTLLNHRSIPLVDPVDTAFRTRAQLVVSGIMDGDTVHVIVAHWPSRRGGEKRSQPKRMLAAKLGRALIDSLQRRDPGARVIYMGDLNDDPVDKSVRGGLMTVARPEQATGRSLFNPMEPLYEKGIGSLAWRDSWNLFDQIIVTPSLAARADDRYRYYGVRVFNEPYLRQQEGPFSGYPFRTFVGDTWTNGWSDHFPVYIILVRPVP, encoded by the coding sequence ATGCGTTCACGCCCCAGCTCCCTGCCTGCGCTCGCGCTCCTGCTCCTGGCCTGCGGCCCTGTGGCCTGCGCGCAATCCGACCAGCGCTTCACCGCGGCCTGCATCGGTTTCTACAACATCGAGAACCTGTACGACACCATCGACTCGCCTGACACCGACGATGCCGAGTTCCTTCCCGGCGGACCGAAGCTGTGGAACGCCGCCCGGTACCGCACCAAGATCGAGAAGATGGGGCGCGTGATCGGCGAGTTGGGTCGCGATGTGCATCCGGACGGGGTGCATGTGATCGGGCTCGCCGAGGTGGAGAACCGCCGCGTGCTGGAGGACCTGGTGAAGGCCGAGGCCATCGCCAAGCGGGGCTACCGCATCGTGCATGAGGACGGTCCCGACCGGCGCGGCGTGGACGTGGCCCTGCTGTACGACCCTCACTATTTCACGTTGCTGAACCACCGCAGCATACCCTTGGTGGACCCCGTGGACACGGCGTTCCGCACGCGCGCCCAGCTTGTGGTGAGCGGGATCATGGACGGTGACACGGTGCACGTGATCGTGGCGCACTGGCCCAGCCGGCGTGGTGGCGAAAAGCGCTCGCAGCCCAAACGCATGCTGGCCGCCAAGCTGGGCCGGGCCCTCATCGATTCGCTGCAGCGGCGGGATCCGGGCGCACGGGTGATCTACATGGGCGACCTGAACGACGACCCGGTGGACAAGAGCGTGCGGGGCGGACTGATGACGGTCGCGCGCCCGGAGCAGGCCACCGGCCGCTCGCTGTTCAACCCCATGGAGCCGCTCTACGAAAAGGGCATCGGCTCACTCGCCTGGCGCGACTCCTGGAACCTCTTCGACCAGATCATCGTGACACCCTCGCTCGCGGCGCGCGCGGATGACCGCTACCGCTATTACGGTGTGCGCGTGTTCAACGAACCCTACCTGCGTCAGCAGGAAGGTCCGTTCAGCGGGTACCCCTTCCGCACCTTCGTCGGTGACACATGGACGAATGGATGGAGCGACCACTTCCCGGTGTACATCATCCTCGTGCGCCCGGTTCCCTGA
- a CDS encoding choice-of-anchor J domain-containing protein: MKHLTHTLSAATGLALMLLLSGCDKELDTPPERTLPTGSVLSIKRLRDLHATTFAYLPHRFTGDSSVYGVVTADETNGNLYKNIYMQDDTAGIVLRLRNSGGLYTGDRIRIYLKGVTLSSYAGLLQLDSVDVDNNVVKQETLVPVAPKVVSVAQITPALQGQLIRLDSVQFIADEANGVTTWSDAINQSSVNRTLEDCDGNTIIVRTSGYANFAAQVLPQGNGSFTAVVGQFGSDMQLFAHDLSLVQLSGPRCGAFGLQLLLKDFEDGSTTSGGWTQQQVSGSVGWSASAGYGSITNNSGGVYSACETWLISPAVNLSAANAPLLNFETSVAFSGAPLEVLVSTNYTGGAPSTATWTALSPALATNATWTPSGGLDLTPYISGNFRLAFKYTGSDTDGRRWNLDDIVITDN, translated from the coding sequence ATGAAGCACCTGACCCATACCCTGTCAGCCGCCACCGGCCTGGCCTTGATGCTGCTGTTGAGCGGCTGCGACAAGGAGCTTGACACCCCGCCGGAACGCACCCTGCCCACGGGCTCCGTGCTCAGCATCAAGCGGCTGCGCGACCTGCATGCCACCACCTTCGCCTACCTGCCTCATCGTTTCACGGGCGACTCGTCGGTGTACGGCGTGGTCACCGCCGATGAGACCAACGGCAACCTTTACAAGAACATCTACATGCAGGACGATACCGCGGGCATCGTGCTGCGCCTAAGGAACAGTGGCGGACTGTACACCGGCGACCGCATCCGCATCTACCTCAAGGGTGTCACCCTCAGCAGCTATGCAGGCCTGCTCCAGCTCGACTCGGTGGATGTGGACAACAACGTGGTGAAGCAGGAGACCCTCGTGCCCGTGGCGCCCAAGGTGGTGTCCGTCGCCCAGATCACCCCCGCGCTTCAGGGCCAGTTGATCCGGCTGGACAGCGTGCAGTTCATCGCGGACGAGGCCAACGGGGTCACCACCTGGAGCGATGCCATCAACCAGAGCAGCGTGAACCGCACGCTTGAGGATTGCGATGGCAACACGATCATCGTCCGGACCAGCGGCTATGCCAACTTCGCGGCCCAGGTGCTGCCACAGGGAAACGGATCCTTCACTGCGGTGGTGGGCCAGTTCGGCAGCGACATGCAGCTCTTCGCGCACGACCTGTCGCTGGTGCAGCTCTCCGGCCCACGCTGCGGTGCCTTCGGCCTCCAGTTGCTGCTGAAGGATTTCGAGGATGGCAGCACCACCTCCGGCGGCTGGACCCAACAGCAGGTGAGCGGCTCCGTGGGTTGGTCGGCCTCGGCCGGCTATGGGTCGATCACCAACAACAGCGGGGGGGTGTATTCCGCGTGTGAGACCTGGCTCATCAGCCCGGCCGTCAACCTGAGCGCCGCCAACGCCCCGCTGCTCAACTTCGAGACCTCGGTGGCCTTCTCCGGAGCACCCCTGGAGGTGCTGGTGAGCACCAATTACACCGGTGGCGCCCCGTCCACGGCCACATGGACGGCCCTGAGCCCGGCCCTGGCCACCAATGCCACGTGGACCCCTTCGGGAGGCCTTGACCTCACCCCGTACATCAGTGGCAATTTCCGCCTGGCCTTCAAATACACCGGCTCTGATACCGATGGCCGGCGTTGGAACCTGGACGACATCGTGATCACCGACAACTGA
- a CDS encoding TonB-dependent receptor plug domain-containing protein, with the protein MSGSLAFSLLLLALPSSLSAQVVDSLDIGVRRDSSGAMQERVPVYTVTSSDLESELGSQDISGILQSSRDVFASTAGLSWGPARFRIRGLDGENTSVLINGIMVNDPEAGWATWSQWGGLNDVTRYMEIRTGLSASRLVFAGIGGYSAINARASDQRRGTRISYALSNRAYDHRVMLTHSTGMMKNGWAVSASASWRYANEGYAEGTFFNAAAYFLSVEKKLNDRHRIGFTGFGAPIRQGRQGLAVQEAYDLTGDNYYNPFWGYQNGEKRNARVSYDHKPMAILTHYFTPDEHTTWTTSLYYTAGRDAQTNINWFDARDPRPDYYRYLPSYYTETDPAEAARLTEAWQNGSTGQIDWDQLYFANSKNLYTVQNADGIAGLNITGNRSKYIVEDQRNDPRRFGLNSVWSKALDERTQLTASLGYHDHVTHNYRVVDDLLGGDFWVDVDQFADQVSADPAVAQNDLNRPNAVITVGERFGHDYDMHVRQATGFVQFERRWQQVEAYVSGMLGHQSFFREGFMVNGRFPDNSFGRSEVQGFLHYGLKAGVVYKFSGRQFVTLNGAYLTRPPLARWAYLSPRTRDAVVPGLTTEKVTSADLSYVVRFPRLKGRATAYFANIADQVWARSFFHDEYLTLVNYTMRGVDQRHTGLELGLEANVTSTLSVNAVLGTGRFVYTSRPQATITRDNSEEVFATDRTVYWTNYRVGGMPQTAGSLGLRYNSPKFWFISLTANYFADIYLDPNPDRRTAEALEGLVVEDPQWNELLEQTKLDNAFTLDLFGGKSWLVQRKYRIALNVSVSNLLNNQDFVVGGFEQLRYERMDIDKFPPRLSYLFGRTYFAMLSIGF; encoded by the coding sequence GTGTCCGGTTCGCTCGCCTTCTCCCTTCTGCTCCTTGCTCTTCCCAGCTCCCTCTCCGCCCAGGTCGTGGACTCCCTGGACATCGGGGTGCGTCGGGACTCATCAGGTGCCATGCAGGAGCGTGTGCCGGTGTACACGGTCACCTCCAGCGATCTGGAGTCCGAGCTCGGTTCCCAGGACATCTCAGGCATCCTGCAGTCATCCCGTGATGTGTTCGCCTCCACCGCAGGCTTGAGCTGGGGGCCGGCGCGCTTCCGGATCCGCGGGCTCGACGGGGAGAACACCTCGGTGCTCATCAACGGCATCATGGTGAACGACCCGGAGGCCGGCTGGGCCACGTGGAGCCAATGGGGCGGCCTGAACGATGTGACGCGCTACATGGAGATCCGTACCGGCCTGTCGGCCTCGCGCCTGGTGTTCGCCGGCATCGGCGGGTATTCGGCCATCAATGCCCGGGCCAGCGATCAGCGCCGCGGCACGCGCATCTCCTACGCCCTCAGCAACCGCGCCTACGACCATCGGGTGATGCTGACCCACAGCACCGGGATGATGAAGAACGGCTGGGCGGTGAGCGCCTCCGCCAGCTGGCGCTACGCCAACGAGGGGTACGCCGAAGGCACCTTCTTCAACGCCGCGGCCTACTTCCTCAGCGTGGAGAAGAAGCTGAACGACCGGCATCGCATCGGCTTCACCGGCTTCGGCGCCCCCATCCGCCAGGGCCGCCAGGGCCTCGCCGTGCAGGAGGCCTACGACCTCACCGGCGACAACTACTACAACCCCTTCTGGGGCTATCAGAACGGCGAGAAGCGGAACGCCCGCGTGAGCTATGACCATAAGCCGATGGCCATCCTCACGCACTACTTCACCCCGGACGAACACACCACCTGGACCACGAGCCTCTATTACACCGCCGGGCGTGACGCACAGACCAACATCAACTGGTTCGATGCGCGGGACCCGCGCCCGGATTACTACCGCTACCTGCCCAGCTACTACACGGAGACGGATCCCGCGGAGGCCGCGCGCCTCACCGAGGCCTGGCAGAACGGAAGCACCGGCCAGATCGATTGGGACCAGCTCTATTTCGCCAACAGCAAGAACCTGTACACGGTGCAGAACGCCGATGGCATCGCCGGCCTCAACATCACCGGCAACCGCAGCAAGTACATCGTGGAGGACCAGCGCAACGACCCGCGCCGCTTCGGCCTCAACAGCGTGTGGTCCAAAGCCCTGGATGAGCGCACACAGCTCACCGCCAGCCTGGGGTATCACGACCATGTGACGCACAATTACCGCGTGGTGGACGACCTGCTCGGCGGCGACTTCTGGGTGGATGTGGACCAGTTCGCCGATCAGGTGTCCGCCGATCCCGCCGTGGCGCAGAACGACCTCAACCGCCCCAACGCGGTGATCACCGTGGGCGAGCGGTTCGGGCACGACTACGACATGCATGTGCGCCAGGCCACGGGTTTCGTGCAGTTCGAGCGCCGCTGGCAGCAGGTGGAGGCCTATGTGTCCGGGATGCTGGGACACCAGTCGTTCTTCCGGGAAGGCTTCATGGTCAACGGCCGCTTCCCGGACAACTCGTTCGGCAGGTCGGAGGTGCAGGGCTTCCTTCATTACGGCCTGAAGGCCGGCGTGGTGTACAAGTTCAGCGGCCGGCAGTTCGTCACCCTCAACGGGGCCTACCTCACGCGTCCGCCACTGGCCCGCTGGGCCTATCTGTCGCCACGCACCCGTGATGCCGTGGTGCCCGGCCTCACCACCGAGAAGGTGACCAGCGCCGACCTGAGCTACGTGGTGCGCTTCCCCCGGCTCAAGGGACGCGCCACCGCGTACTTCGCCAACATCGCCGATCAGGTGTGGGCCCGCTCGTTCTTCCACGACGAGTACCTCACCTTGGTGAACTACACCATGCGCGGGGTGGACCAACGGCACACCGGCCTGGAGCTGGGCCTGGAAGCGAACGTCACCTCCACGCTCAGCGTGAACGCCGTGCTCGGCACCGGCCGGTTCGTGTACACAAGCCGTCCACAGGCCACCATCACCCGGGACAACAGCGAGGAGGTGTTCGCCACCGATCGGACCGTGTACTGGACCAACTACCGCGTGGGCGGGATGCCCCAGACCGCCGGCTCGCTCGGCCTCCGGTACAACAGCCCCAAGTTCTGGTTCATCAGCTTGACGGCGAACTACTTCGCCGACATCTACCTGGACCCGAACCCGGACCGACGTACCGCCGAGGCCCTCGAAGGCCTGGTGGTGGAGGACCCGCAGTGGAACGAACTGCTGGAGCAGACCAAGCTCGACAACGCCTTCACCCTGGACCTGTTCGGCGGCAAGTCGTGGTTGGTGCAGCGCAAGTACCGCATCGCCCTGAACGTGTCCGTGAGCAACCTGCTGAACAACCAGGACTTCGTCGTGGGCGGCTTCGAACAGCTGCGGTACGAACGGATGGACATCGACAAGTTCCCCCCGCGCCTGAGCTACCTGTTCGGTCGCACCTACTTCGCCATGCTGAGCATCGGTTTCTGA